The following DNA comes from Falsibacillus albus.
TGATCTGATTCCCGTCACAAGTAAAAATCGAAATGAAGGGAACCAGAATGATGATCTGATTCCCGTTACAAGCAAAAATCGAAATAAAGGGAATCAGAATGAGGACCTGATGCCCGTCATAAGTAAAAATCGAAACGAAGGGAATCAGAATGGGGATCTGGTGCCCGTCGTGAGCAAAATTGATAATGCTGGGAATCAGAATGAGAATGCATTCGCCGCACCAAACCAAACCAGTAACCGCAGCGAAGCGAGGAGTGTCGCTGATCCTTCCACGGAAATTGCGCCGATTCCACAGCCCTTATTTTTTCTGATAAAAAAACCTTGACCTAAACTTAGGTTTAGGTTGTATCGTTAAACCTGTAGCGATGAAAAATAACAATTGGAGGAAATATATATGACTAAATATGCACTCGTAACAGGCGCCAACAAAGGGATTGGATTGGAAGTCGTCCGTCAATTGGCAGAAAAAGAGTATCATGTGTTTTTAGGGGCACGGAATGAGGAGCTTGGAGAAAAGGCGGTTCAATCATTGGGGCTTGCAAATGTTTCATTCCTGCACGTGGATGTCACAGACTCCGGATCAATCAAACATGCATATCAAAAAGTGCAAGAAGTGTCGGAAACGTTGGATATCCTGATCAATAACGCCGGGGTTTTTCTCGACCATCACAGCACGCCGAGTCAGACCAACGAGGAAACGCTTCGCCGTGAGTTCGATGTTAATTTCTTTGGCGCGTTCCAAATGATTCAAACGTTCCTGCCGCTAGTGAAGAAAGCAGAAGGCGGAAAAATCGTGAATGTCACAACGGACATGGCTTCCCAAACGATGTTCGACAACGGTCAAACCGCCCCAATCAATGCGTTGGGCTATAACGCTTCAAAGACGGCTATGAATGCGTTGACGTTGGCATTTGGAAAAGAATTCAGCGACAATGGACCGGAAATTTTCGGAGTGACACCAGGCTTTACAACCACAGATCTTAACGGAAATGCACCAGGCGGAAAAACAAAGGCCGAAAGCGCACAAATCATTACGCAATACGCATTGGACAATGCGAACTATCATGGTAAAATACTTGATAAAAATGGAATCATTCCTTGGTAATAATGAAAGGATCGATCATTCGATGACCTATACAATCGGACAAGTTGCAGACATGCTTCAACTAACCATCTCGCAGCTCCGCTATTACGACAAGCAAGGGCTCATGCCTTTTGTCAAAAGAACGGAGAAAGGCGACCGGATCTTTGACGAGGGATCGCTTAAATTTCTTGAAATGATCCTATGTTTAAAAAACACGGGCATGCCGATCAAAGACATCAAACAGTTCATAGATTGGAACATGGCCGGCGGGGATACCCTTCCGAAGCGGTTGGACATGATGAAACAGCAAGAAGAGAACGTTCAAAATCAACTTCGAGAAACACAGGCAAACTTGAAGAGAATTCAAGAGAAAATCGCGCGGTATGAACGGGAAATGAAAGAAGAGTAATAATCGTGGCAGGTTGAGAGAAAAAGCAAGATTACTGCTCCGCGGAAAGCAGGCATCAAGCATCGGAATTTAATAGTGGTATATTTTAAAAAATTAATCTGTAGACAAATTTGAAATTCTTCACGTTTGTCTATTTTTTTATTTTTGAATCTTTTTGGAGCTGGCACGTGGGTGCATCAAAGTCGATAAATAACCATTTAAATCAAATTTTTCATCTTCTATAAAATCAGTAATGATCAAAGATTCCGTCTTAAGCATTGTGGATTCCTCCTGAATATTATTGTTAACTATATCATTCCCGGATTATTAGACTTTTAATCAACTAAAATAGAATGTTTGAAAAAAATAGGGCTTGATGCCTAGAACTTACTGGAATAAAAATAAAGCCTTCCCCCCTATCAGGGGGCGGCTCTATGCTTGAAAAATGGTTTACTTTTCCTCCCGATAAATAAAATAATCAAAGTCTGCATGAAGGTTTTGTCCGGAAGTATCCTGGCATTGCATTCCGACAAACGCACCTGTAAAGAATCCCCCGCCTTGTATGTAGTCATCCGAGAGCTTATAGGAATACAATTTGACGGGAATCTTTGTCCAGTCCTCGCCATTAAAGGAATAGGAGTATTCATAAATGGACGAGCTCACTTTTACGCCCAGATAGACATATTCGACCGTTTCTGGAATGACGATCGGATCATCTTTCAGTGGCTGGTCGAATGAGAAGTTATCACAGGTGGTAAGTTCAAGGATGCGTCCTTTATCTTCATGCCAGGTAATCTGGAGGGCAGTCCAGTTTTGTGTATTATAGTAGTTTACGAGTCCGGCAGCTTGCTGGAATGTTTCCGGGTGAAAGGAAAGCTTCGTTTCAGCTGTGAAGTGAAAGTGCTGCCAGCGTCTGGCGATATGGGCCTGGGTGAACTTCGATGTCAAAGATTCCTTTCCATAAAGGCGCAGGTGGCCTGGATGGTCGGTTAATGAAAGGATTTCTTTCCCCAGTGGTATGCGCAAGGACTGAAAATGAAGGTTCAATTTTTCAGCGTTGAAGTCATCTTTCTCTTCAAAATCTTTTTCCCATTTCATCTCAGGAATATCCGGTCCTTCAATTTCGGGGGAAGGCTGGTTTCCTCCGACGATATATGGCCAATCATCTTTCCATGAGAGGCGCTGAATGGCAGTTTCTCTCCCTAATGGACAATATCCGCGTGGATCGAGCAGCGCTTTGTTTTCATCCGGCAGCGGGCGCCCGGTTAAATGTACGAGAAACCATTCATCCGTATGAGTCTGGACGATGGACGCATGACCGGCTTTTTGCAGTCGGTTCCTCGGATAAGGAAAGGACGTGATCAACGGATTGTCAGGGTGAACTTCATACGGCCCCCATAGGTTCTTCGAACGGGCGAGGGTTGCCTGATGATCGTATTTGGTTCCGCCTTCTGCTGTTAGCAGGTAGTAATATTCGTTTATTTTATAAAGGTGAGGCGCTTCGGTCAGCTTAATATCAGTACCCTTGAAAATGATTTCTTTTTTGCCGATCAGCTTCTGCTCGTTAACGCTAAACTCCTGCATGACGATGCCATAGAAGTTGTGGCGGCCGATTCGGTGATCCCACATCATGTTGACGAGATACTTTTTTCCATCTTCGTGATGGAATAATGATGGATCGAAGCCTGAGCTGTTAAGATGAACCGGTTCAGACCATTCACCGTCAATCGCGTCACAGGTGACGAGGTAATTATGGCAGTCTTTCCATTGTCCATCGACGACTTTGACATCGGTATAGATGAGCCAGAATTTCTCATCACTATAGGACAGGGCAGGGGCCCAAATCCCGCCTGAATCCGGATTACCCATCATATTCAGCTGGCTGATGCGGTTCAGGGGACGCGATGCCAGCCGCCAGTTTTTTAAATCTTTCGAATGGTAGATCCCGACACCCGGGAACCATTCAAAGGTGGATACGGCAATGTAATAATCTTCCCCTGCGAGGCAAATACTTGGATCTGGATTGAAGCCTGTTAGAATAGGGTTTTGAATCATAGTCATCGTCTTTCACCTCTCCTCATATTAAAAAGTCCTCATGTGTCATTGAGCCTCTTGGATATCTATACTCAAGAAATTTTCATTGGCATAAGCTGCCACACCTAATGCGGCGGCATGGGTGGATAGTGTTGAGAAATCAATGCTTAAATCTTTTTGATTCGTTAAAAGAGCCTGATTTAGTTGCTTTCTTACCGGATCCTCCAGCCATTTGGAGGATGCAGCCAATCGATTTCCAATGATGACTTGTTCAGGGTTGAAGATATTAACAATGTTATTGATACCAGTTCCTAAATACGCTCCGATTTCTTCAAAAACGCGGATGACTTCTGCATCTCCGTCTTCAGCGCGTTCGTTCAATGTCTCCAGTGAAAGCGCCTTTCCTTTGTCTGGCTGGATTCCTTTTTGTTCAGCCAGCTGGACAAGGGACTTTTCGGAAGCAAACAATTCCCAACAACCTTTGTTTCCGCATGAGCATGGAGGACCGTCAGCTTCAATGGTCATATGGCCGAGCTCGCCTGAGAAACCATTATTCCCTTTATAAAGTTCTCCGTTCAGGATTAAACCGGTACCGATTCCAATTCCGACACTGACATAGATGATGTTCGAGGAATCTTTGCCTGCCCCGAATTTCTTTTCTCCATAAGCACCGGCATTTGCTTCATTCTCAATCTGAACCGAAACATTATATTTCTCTTCCAGGATGTTTTTCAGATTGATATTTTTCCAATTTAAGTTGGGGGCGAGAAGGATTTCGCCGTCAGTGTTTACGGTACCCGGCACCCCGACTCCGATCCCGACCAAACCATATGTGCTTTGTGGCATTGAAGCAATCAGTTCATCCACGATAATAAATAATTCTTCGCGTATTTCTTCAAAGGTCAGGTCGTTAAATTGGATCTGCTTCTCAGAGCAGATGTTTCCTTGGAGATCGGTTAGGATTCCAAGAATATAGTTGACGCCAATATCGACCCCGATGGAATACCCGGCTTTTTGATTAAACAACAGCATGACTGGTCTTCTTCCGCCGCTTGAAACCCCCGGGCCCGACTCAAGGATCAAGTCTTCCTTTAGGAGTTCACTTACTTGAGAGGAGACGGTTCCTTTATTCAAGCCAGTTTGATTGGCGATGTCAGCCCTGGAAATAGGGGTGAATTCCTGGATGGTTTGAAGGACTAATGACTTGTTGCCCTTTTTGACAACGTGCTGATTGTAGGTCTGGATCATTTTCATTTGGTAGCTCCATTCTTTCACTATTTTTCCTTAGTGTACCATTTTCTAGTTCCATTATAAACTTAGTTTATCCACTAGACAAACATTGTTTTCGGTGATATTCTGAATTTAATGACAAATCCCTTGTCAAAATAATAAATATAGGGGGCATTTTTTTTGAGAAAAACGAAAGCGGTTACAATGACTGTCGCTCTGTTTACTGTACTTCTGTTATTTGCCGGCTGTTCTAATTCTGATGAAAAAGCCAATGGTTCAAGTGGCAAGAAAACGATTGAATTCATGCATCTATGGCCTAAAGGCAGCTCGAAGACGCACTATGAAATTGTCAATAATATCGTCAAGGATTATGAAAAGAAACACCCTGATGTGAAGGTTGACGTCCAAGTCCTCAGTAATGAACAGTATAAAGATAAACTGAAGGTACTATCCACTTCCAATAAATTGCCCGACGTCGGGATGACTTGGGCTGCAGGCTTCATGGAACCCTATGTAAGTGGAAATAAATTTGCACCATTGGATGATGTCATTAATAAAAATTTGAAAGATCAATTCGTACCTGGAACGGCGGAAGCGTTTGCGATTGATGGCAAGACGTACGGAATGCCGCTGGAATTGAATATTGCGACTGTTTTCTACAATAAAGCCATTTTTGATAAATATGGTTTAAAAGCCCCGAAAACCTTTGATGAGTTCCAACATGTCGTGAAAACGTTGAAAGATAATGGTGTGGCTCCGATTGCGCTTGGAAATAAAGATCGCTGGACAGGTTCTTTATGGTATATGTATCTGGCTGATCGAATCGGCGGGGGAGATACCATGACAAATGCGATTAACCGCTCAGGTTCCTTTGAAGATCCTGCGTTGGTTTCGGCTGCAAAAAAGGTGCAGGATTTAGTGGATATGGGCGCATTTGAAAAAGGCTTCAACGGATTGTCAGATGACGAAGCGAAGAGCATGTTCATGAACGGACAGGCCGGCATGTACCTCATCGGGACATGGGATCTTCCAAACTATACGACAAATGAAGATGTACCTAAGGAGTTCAGGGATTCGATCGATTATTTTAACTTCCCTACCGTTGATGGGAAAGGGGATATGAATAGCTTCGTCGGGGGACCTGGTGTCGGGTTATTCGTTGCGCAAAATTCTGATGTGAAGGAAGAAGCGAAAGACTTTGCTGCCTTCTTTGTAAAAGAATGGGGAGAAAAATCAGTAACGGATGCAGGCGTCATTCCGGCAACTAAGATCGATGCTGGATCATTGGATCTTCCGGATATGTATGTCAATGTGTTGAATGACTTAAGCAAAGCAAGCAATATTACTTTATTCGCAGATGTCCAAATGAGCCCGGATGTTGCCCAAGTACATCTGGACATGATCCAAGCACTGTTCGGCAAACAAGTGACACCAGAGAAATTTGCAAAAGAACAGGAACAAGCACTCGCGAAAGAAAAATAGAAGTGTCCACAACTAGCGAAAAGGACATCCCAATATGCTGGCTTGTCCTTTTCTACTTTCAAATATGGGGTTGAATGTAATGAATAAAGTAATGTCGAATAAGTGGATCATCACATTATACGTTCTCCCGGCACTCCTGCTGATCGGTGTCTTCATCTTCGTCCCATTGATCCTGACCGGCTACTATGGATTGATGGATTGGGATGGCATCGGTGCAATGAAGTTCATCGGATTGGAGAATTATATCAATGCCATTCAGGATGATAAGTTTTGGGAGAGTGCCCTTCATTCCTTCTTGCTTGCTGTGTTTTCAACAGCCAGCCTGATTATTTATCTCTTAATCTCGTTGATATTAGCATCCAAGATCAAAGGGGCAGACTTATTAAGGAAAATCTATTTAATTCCGATGCTGTTATCGTCAGTGGCCATTGCCCAGCTGTGGATCAAGGTCTTTAATCCAACAAATGGGATGTTAAACAGCCTATTGACGGCCATCGGCGTCGACAATCCGCCATCCTGGCTTGCAGAGCCTTCGGTTGTGTTATACGCCATCTTTATTCCGATTTTATGGCAATACGCGGGCTTTTATATTTTGATTTATTACGCTGCATTGAAGAATATCCCGGAGACGCTGGTAGAGGCGGCGAAGATCGATGGTGCGACGCCGCTTCAAATTGCTTTTAAAATAAAGCTGCCTTTGATCATGGGCGTGGTGAAAGTAACCATCGTATTAGCGGTCGTTGGTTCATTGAAATACTTCGATTTGATTTATGTCATGACAGGCGGGGGGCCCAATGGCGCCAGTGAAGTAATGGCCTCTTACATGTACAAGCTTGCCTTTACAAGCAATAACTTCGGCTACGGCAGTGCCATTGGTTTCTTACTGTTGATCATCACATTGATTGTGACCTTCATCGTCCGAAAAGCGACAGCGACCAAAGAAGAGATTCAATATTAAGGGAGGTTCATCACATGAAGCGCGCAGGTTATTTTCTGCTATATCTTTGCTTAGCCGTCGTGGCGGTCTTTCAAATATTTCCGGTCGTTTGGCTGTTTTTGTTCTCGTTAAAGGATAATCAGGACATTTTCTCGAAATCTCCATTTTCTCTGCCAACTGAATTCAGGTGGGAAAACTACGAGAAAGTATGGGAAGGAGGCATTGGGACTTATTTCTGGAATAGCATCTGGATTACAGCAGTCGCGATAATCTTGACGGTTTTGTTTGCAAGCATGGCGACATTCGTCATAACGAGAATGCAATGGAAGTTTAGCAAACTAGTATTGGGACTATTCATGGTCGGCTTGATGATCCCGATTCATTCCTCGATCATTCCGCTGTTCAGTATGTTTCTGCATGTAAATCTAATCGATAATCCATGGTCCATCGTGATCACCTATACGGCCTATAATCTGCCGATAACCATCATGATTCTGCTCGGCTTCTACTATACGCTTCCGAGTGAAATAGAAGAGGCTGCCATCATGGACGGATGTTCGATCCACAGACTGTTCTTTAGGATCATCCTGCCCATGACAATTCCGGTAATGTCGACCACTGTCATCATCAATATGATTTATAACTGGAATGAGTTCGTGTTCGTTAACACCTTTATCAGTTCAGACCAGTATAAAACATTGACTGTGGGAATCCAGAACTTTATCGGGCAGTATATGACGGATTGGGGAGCCATTGGCGCTACGCTTGTCATCAGCGTCTTGCCAATCCTATTGGCCTTCTTATTCTTTAGCAATAAAGTCGTAGAAGGCATTTCTTCAAGTGCTGTAAAAGGATGATTAGCAAAAAAAGAAGACTATCTTGGGCCTGTAGGCAAACTAGCTTACAGGCTTTTTGCTATTATTAATGGTTTGCTTGTATGGATTTTCATAGGTCGGCTGAGCCTACTGCTTCCATCTCTTCTCTCGGTCCAGGGTCATGACTGTCGAATTCACCCTTGATGTTGATTGGAGCGAGGAGGGCTCATCGCCGCCCCCTCGGTAAGCGAGCAGCCTTCCTTGGAAATCAACAGCACTGTTTGCAAACTGGAGAGAATAGTTTTTTATTCTCCATTTTCCCGCTGCAGACTGTTGAATGCGTGAAGCGAAATCGACATGGTGATAAAAGTATAAGAGCTTCCACCAAAGATAAATCCTAAGGCAGGAACAAAATACATCAGGAGGAACAAGCAAAAAAAGGAAAGCAGCATCAGCATGCTGTGAAATGGCTTAACCAGCATGATCAGCAGCGTCTGTTTGAGCAATTGGCGTACGCTCAAATCGAAATGCGCAAACGAAGGGAAGAGATATAAAAGAAATAAGAGAAAAAGGAGCATAAAAGCAAATAGCGGAACTTTAGTCCAGCTTAATTGGGTATTACCGGTCATTTGAAAATAAACAAAGTCGAGAACAATCAGGAGAACAAATGCAGTAATGATGAATCCTAATCGATTGCTCTTCCAGAACTCTCTCTTGAAATAGGACGCAAAGGAACGAAATAATGGCTCATCCGTCTTTCCCCTTAACCAATCGCGCACAATGGCAAACATGGCATTGGTCGAAGGGTAGAAGCCGAAAATAATGCCGCCGGCCAACATAAATAGCAGCCATAACAATTGAAGATATGCAAATCGGGTAATCCATACGAAAAGGCTATAAAAAGTACCATTCCAAGCGTTCATCTAGATGATCCCCCCTGTAAAACCTATAGATCTTGTACAATCACAACCTATTATACGTCATAAGATACCGTTTGACAGTCGTTCAGAAAAACTTTGTTCATTCAATGGACAAACTAATTATAGATTGCTATAATATCGTTGTAAGCATTTTCATTTACCTTTATCAACATAGAAAGCGGTACTAAAAAACCAAGGAGGAACGTTCAGTGGCTTATTTTGAAAATATCGATAAAATCAATTATGAAGGTTCAAAATCAACGAATCCATTTGCATTTAAATTTTATAATCCAAAGGAACAAATCGGCGGCAAGACAATGGAGGAAATCCTTCGTTTTGGCGTAGCTTACTGGCATACATTCACCATGGATGGTTCAGATCCATTCGGCAGCGGCACGATGGTCCGAACTTGGGATAAATATATCGGCATGGATTTAGCGAAAGCCCGCGTGGAGGCGGCTTTTGAATTGTTTGAAAAGCTTGACGTGCCATTCTTCTGCTTCCACGACGTAGATATTGCTCCAGAAGGTAGCAATTTAAGAGAAACGAATCAAAACCTCGATACAATTGTTAGTATGATCAAAGAATATATGAAAGACAGTAAAA
Coding sequences within:
- a CDS encoding glycoside hydrolase family 43 protein — encoded protein: MTMIQNPILTGFNPDPSICLAGEDYYIAVSTFEWFPGVGIYHSKDLKNWRLASRPLNRISQLNMMGNPDSGGIWAPALSYSDEKFWLIYTDVKVVDGQWKDCHNYLVTCDAIDGEWSEPVHLNSSGFDPSLFHHEDGKKYLVNMMWDHRIGRHNFYGIVMQEFSVNEQKLIGKKEIIFKGTDIKLTEAPHLYKINEYYYLLTAEGGTKYDHQATLARSKNLWGPYEVHPDNPLITSFPYPRNRLQKAGHASIVQTHTDEWFLVHLTGRPLPDENKALLDPRGYCPLGRETAIQRLSWKDDWPYIVGGNQPSPEIEGPDIPEMKWEKDFEEKDDFNAEKLNLHFQSLRIPLGKEILSLTDHPGHLRLYGKESLTSKFTQAHIARRWQHFHFTAETKLSFHPETFQQAAGLVNYYNTQNWTALQITWHEDKGRILELTTCDNFSFDQPLKDDPIVIPETVEYVYLGVKVSSSIYEYSYSFNGEDWTKIPVKLYSYKLSDDYIQGGGFFTGAFVGMQCQDTSGQNLHADFDYFIYREEK
- a CDS encoding SDR family NAD(P)-dependent oxidoreductase — its product is MTKYALVTGANKGIGLEVVRQLAEKEYHVFLGARNEELGEKAVQSLGLANVSFLHVDVTDSGSIKHAYQKVQEVSETLDILINNAGVFLDHHSTPSQTNEETLRREFDVNFFGAFQMIQTFLPLVKKAEGGKIVNVTTDMASQTMFDNGQTAPINALGYNASKTAMNALTLAFGKEFSDNGPEIFGVTPGFTTTDLNGNAPGGKTKAESAQIITQYALDNANYHGKILDKNGIIPW
- a CDS encoding carbohydrate ABC transporter permease; translation: MNKVMSNKWIITLYVLPALLLIGVFIFVPLILTGYYGLMDWDGIGAMKFIGLENYINAIQDDKFWESALHSFLLAVFSTASLIIYLLISLILASKIKGADLLRKIYLIPMLLSSVAIAQLWIKVFNPTNGMLNSLLTAIGVDNPPSWLAEPSVVLYAIFIPILWQYAGFYILIYYAALKNIPETLVEAAKIDGATPLQIAFKIKLPLIMGVVKVTIVLAVVGSLKYFDLIYVMTGGGPNGASEVMASYMYKLAFTSNNFGYGSAIGFLLLIITLIVTFIVRKATATKEEIQY
- a CDS encoding carbohydrate ABC transporter permease — encoded protein: MKRAGYFLLYLCLAVVAVFQIFPVVWLFLFSLKDNQDIFSKSPFSLPTEFRWENYEKVWEGGIGTYFWNSIWITAVAIILTVLFASMATFVITRMQWKFSKLVLGLFMVGLMIPIHSSIIPLFSMFLHVNLIDNPWSIVITYTAYNLPITIMILLGFYYTLPSEIEEAAIMDGCSIHRLFFRIILPMTIPVMSTTVIINMIYNWNEFVFVNTFISSDQYKTLTVGIQNFIGQYMTDWGAIGATLVISVLPILLAFLFFSNKVVEGISSSAVKG
- a CDS encoding MerR family transcriptional regulator, yielding MTYTIGQVADMLQLTISQLRYYDKQGLMPFVKRTEKGDRIFDEGSLKFLEMILCLKNTGMPIKDIKQFIDWNMAGGDTLPKRLDMMKQQEENVQNQLRETQANLKRIQEKIARYEREMKEE
- a CDS encoding ROK family transcriptional regulator encodes the protein MKMIQTYNQHVVKKGNKSLVLQTIQEFTPISRADIANQTGLNKGTVSSQVSELLKEDLILESGPGVSSGGRRPVMLLFNQKAGYSIGVDIGVNYILGILTDLQGNICSEKQIQFNDLTFEEIREELFIIVDELIASMPQSTYGLVGIGVGVPGTVNTDGEILLAPNLNWKNINLKNILEEKYNVSVQIENEANAGAYGEKKFGAGKDSSNIIYVSVGIGIGTGLILNGELYKGNNGFSGELGHMTIEADGPPCSCGNKGCWELFASEKSLVQLAEQKGIQPDKGKALSLETLNERAEDGDAEVIRVFEEIGAYLGTGINNIVNIFNPEQVIIGNRLAASSKWLEDPVRKQLNQALLTNQKDLSIDFSTLSTHAAALGVAAYANENFLSIDIQEAQ
- a CDS encoding extracellular solute-binding protein yields the protein MRKTKAVTMTVALFTVLLLFAGCSNSDEKANGSSGKKTIEFMHLWPKGSSKTHYEIVNNIVKDYEKKHPDVKVDVQVLSNEQYKDKLKVLSTSNKLPDVGMTWAAGFMEPYVSGNKFAPLDDVINKNLKDQFVPGTAEAFAIDGKTYGMPLELNIATVFYNKAIFDKYGLKAPKTFDEFQHVVKTLKDNGVAPIALGNKDRWTGSLWYMYLADRIGGGDTMTNAINRSGSFEDPALVSAAKKVQDLVDMGAFEKGFNGLSDDEAKSMFMNGQAGMYLIGTWDLPNYTTNEDVPKEFRDSIDYFNFPTVDGKGDMNSFVGGPGVGLFVAQNSDVKEEAKDFAAFFVKEWGEKSVTDAGVIPATKIDAGSLDLPDMYVNVLNDLSKASNITLFADVQMSPDVAQVHLDMIQALFGKQVTPEKFAKEQEQALAKEK
- a CDS encoding YesL family protein, which produces MNAWNGTFYSLFVWITRFAYLQLLWLLFMLAGGIIFGFYPSTNAMFAIVRDWLRGKTDEPLFRSFASYFKREFWKSNRLGFIITAFVLLIVLDFVYFQMTGNTQLSWTKVPLFAFMLLFLLFLLYLFPSFAHFDLSVRQLLKQTLLIMLVKPFHSMLMLLSFFCLFLLMYFVPALGFIFGGSSYTFITMSISLHAFNSLQRENGE